TGTCGAGCGCTGACGATGGACAGTCCGGCGACGAGTATCGTCCACGGTAGTGCCATTCGGAACTGCGTCCAGCCAACGCCTGTGAGCGATCCCGTCATCCACGCCATGGCGGTTTGGGCGGTGCCGATGTCGGTAGCGAAAAAGAACAGCGCCCGCTGGAGCGACTGAAACACCGTCGCCACGATGATGCCCGCCAGCACCAACCGGACAGGACTCGTCCCGTTTTTCCACGCGATCGCGTACACGATGGCGAACGCTACGGCTCCACCAAGCGCCGCGACGATGGGGAGCAACGCGGTGAGACCGGTGAACACGACGAGCGTGAGCAGGATCACCAACCCGGCACCGTGAGAGATCCCTAACACGAACGGACTTGCGAGTTCGTTTCGCGTAACTGCCTGGAAGATCGCGCCCGACACCGCGAGGTTCATCCCGACGAACACGGCGAGGAGAACCCGCGGTAACCGGATGTTCCAGACGACGGTCGTCGATGTGTCGAGCGACGGGAGTGTCCCCGTAAAGCCCGTTATCGAACGCATCAGAGATTCACCGAGCGTGAATTTGAACAGCCACCGGAGATCGAACAGCACGGCCGGATTGAACACTGCCTGCCATGCTTCTTTGATCGACATCTGATACGCGCCGAAACTCACCTGTATCAATCCTCCGGCGATGACGAGCAGGACGCTCATTCCACACAATCCGAGCAGAGACGGATCGAAAAGCCACTGTAGTGGCTCCGAATCCGATCGGGACTGCGCGACCGAGGACTCACTTTCGTTCATCGCGTTTGCTCACCACCCCGTTTTCCTCCATCGGATCCCATCGGTGTCGCCCGCTCTGGGAGTCGGGACCTCACAACGGTTCGTCTTCGTTGGCCGCTCATGTGTTTAGGCTAACCTAATACATTATAAGCACACCGGAACGACATGCTTTCGAGCATGGTGTTCCGGAGTTTCGGGTTCAGAATAGCTTCTTCGAAATACAATTAATTATACGCAGTTCTAATATCCGGGAGATGTAAGCAGATCACCGTTGATCCGATGTATTAGTCGAATCAACGAGGAATAGCAGTGGATACACATACAATAATACCAGTATTTTCCTGATACAATAACTATGGGGCGGTCTTAACTGCATTTTATTTCACGAACGTAAACACACCGAACTATACGATCGATATGAACATATATTATCGTATAATCTGCGGGTGGAAGCCAACCGATCGTCCACAGCAACCAGAGCGACGATGGTAGCTGCGTGTAAACGATCCGTTCTACTTCGGTGATGACAGTGCGGCGTTTCGATCTGACTCGTATTACAGGTGTACTTCTGTAATCCTCCCTCGCAGCCCCGTGGCATCCCGGCTCACAGTGGTATGATGGATGAAAACGCATTTATTTTAATGACCAGCCATACGAGGCATTACAGTGGTAGGTGTGCGCACACGACAACTTCGACAGTCGAGTCTGTATCGTTGGCATCGGTACAGTCTACCACGTAATCGAGAGCTCGCATTCAGCGTTGTCGCTGAGCGACTTAAATATCCTCACATCAGAGGGTAAACATCCATCTCCTTTGCTCGAAAATATATCGCCGCACTATGGGCATTCGACAGGACTCGAACGGACAGCATACCGGTGTACGACTATCATTGTGGACGGTCGGGGGGGAAACCGATGAGTGCTGGTGACTTCGAAACGATTCGTATCGAACGACCGGTGGAGCATCTGGGAACGATCGTTCTCGACCGACCGGACGCGATGAACAGCATCAATACACGGATGCTCGAAGAATTAGAGGGGGCACTTGAGCGTCTCGAAGCGAGCGAGGACGTGCGGGCGGTGATGATGCGTGGCAGCGGTAACCGCGCGTTCTCTGCCGGAGCTGACGTTCAGTCCTCGGGCGCGATGGATCACCGGGAGGGCGTCGAGCACTCGCGGCTCGGGCAACGTGTCTTCGGTGGATTCCGACGGACGGATCTTCCAGTTGTAGCCGCTATCGACGGCTACTGTCTCGGTGGGGGGTTGGAGCTGTCGATGTGTGCCGACATTCGGGTAGCAAGCGAGGACGCAGAGTTTGGCCTTCCCGAGCACGAGCTTGGACTCCTCCCCGGGTGGGGCGGCACCCAGCGACTCCAACGACTCATCGGCGAGAGCGCAGCGAAACAGATCGTGTTCACCGCCGATCGGTTTTCGGCCGATCGGATGCACGAGTTGGGATATCTGTATGCCGTGTTCGATGCTGAAGCGTTCGATGAGGCGGCGCTTGAGGTTGCAAGTGATATCGCCGCCGGACCACCGATCGCTCAGCGCTATACGAAACGCGCGATGAGAATGGGGTGGGAGCAGATCGACAGCGGTCTCGAACTCGAAGCCCAAGCGTTCGGCCATCTTCTCGATACGGAGGATCTGGCAGCCGGTATTACAGCTTTTGTCACTGACGACGAACCAGCGTTTGAGGGTAAATGAACGATAGCTATGATCGAAACGGAACCCACAGGAATGCCGCGTCCAGTCGTGTGCCACCATGCGCTATGGACGGAGCTGAGTATCGATGACTGATACCTCATCGTATCCGGAGTGCGACGATCTGGCCGTTACCGTCAGCGACGACGGAGTGGTGGTCCGGGTGGTCATCGACCGACCCGAGAAGCAGAACGCGTTGAGTGAGACCGTCCTCAGTGGATTATCCGACGTGCTTCGAGCCGCCGATCAGGGGCCGGCTCGGGTGGTCGTGATCCGCGGTGCCGGTGGCACGTTCTGCTCGGGCGGTGATCTGGAGAGCATGGCTTCCCACATCGGTGGGGGACCACAGGCGTACCGGTCGGGATTCTCCGGGCTGGCCGAGCTGATGGAACAGCTGATCGAGACGAGCGCGTTGGTGGTCGCTGCCGTCGAAGGCCACTGTCTCGCGGGGGGTATGGGCCTTGCAGCGGCCTGTGATATCATCATAGCGACAGCAGATGCGACGTTCGGTACTCCCGAGGTCGACATCGGACTGTTCCCCGCCCAAGCACTCGTACCGATCATGCGGACGGTTCAGGAGAAACAGGCGCTCAAGCTGCTGTTCACGGGCGAGTATATCGGTGCCGAGACCGCCCACGAGATCGGATTCACGAGCGAGGTGGTGCCAACCCAAGACTTCGAGTCGGAACTCGACGAACTGATCAAGGATCTCGCCGCCTCTTCGCCGGTGATGATCGAGATGGGCAAGCAGGCCTTTTACACCCAACGCGATATGGACTTTCACGAAGCCTTATCATACATGCGCGAGATCATCGCACTCATCGCCATGAGCGAGGAAACCGAAGCAGGAATCAACTCCTTTCTGATGAATGAACAACCCGACTGGAAACAGCGAGGGCAATGACGATCACTGACCAACCATCGACCAAGGGCAACGATCCGGAGACAGCGATCATCTCTGCCGCGCTCACCGGTGCACTCACCACGCGTGACCAGTGTACGGCGATCCCATACACCCCCGAAGAGATCGCCGAAGACGCCGCGGCTGCGAGGGAAGCGGGGGCTGCTATCGCTCACATCCACGCACGAACCGAAAACGGCAGTCCGACGTACGACACGGATGTGTATCAGGAGATCCACGACGAGATCAGGGATCGAACGGACATCCTGATCAACTTCTCGACGGGCGCGCTTCACGCCCCCCCAGAGGACCGCATCGAGTACGTTCGGGCGGTACAGCCCGATATCGCCGCGTTGAACATGGGGTCGATGAACTACGCGAAATACTCCGAGTCGCGCGAGGAGTTCGTTTTCGATATGGTGTTCGAGAACTCTTTCGGAGAGATCCGGCAGTTCGTGACCGCGATGGAAAAAGCAGGCGTTCGTCCCGAACTCGAATGTTTCGACACCGGCCACGTCGGAAACGTCCGTCCTCTGTTACAGAACGGAAATCTCTCCCATCCACTCCAGTTCAGCCTCATTTTGGGCGTGCTCGGTGGGATTCCAGCCACGATCGAGAACCTCACGCATCAGGTGCGCCAGCTTCCCGAGAACGCCAACTGGCAGGTGATCGGGATCAGCCGCGATCAGTGGGCACTGGCTGCCGGCGCACTCGCCATGGGCGGCAACGTGCGCGTCGGACTGGAGGATAATTTTTACCTCCCGTCTGGTGAGATGGCGACCAACGCCGAGCTGGTTGAGCAGGCCGCCCAGTTGACCCGCAACGTCGGCCGCAAACCCGCAACGCCCGAGGAGGCGCACGAGATCATGGGGTTGGATCGATGAGCACGACGCCGCCGAGCACCGAGCTGTTTCGCTCGGATCTGTTCGAGGGGTCGGTGGCGCTCGTCACCGGTGGAGGAACGGGCATCGGACGAGCGCTCGCGCTCGCCTACGCCGACCACGGGGCTGACGTGGCCATCGCTAGCCGGGAGATGGATCACCTCGCGCCCGTCGCCGAGGAGATCGAAGCGCGCGGTGTTCGGGCGTGTGCGACGACCGTCGATGTCCGGGAGTACGACTCCGTCGAGACGATGACCGACACCGTTCTCGAAGAACTGGGGCGCATCGACATCCTCGTGAACAACGCCGGGGCGAACTTCATCACGCCGACGGAGTCGCTGACCCCGAACGGCTGGCGGTCCGTGGTCGGGACGATTCTCGATGGAACGGCCTACTGCACGCTGAGCGTCGGCCAACGGATGATCGATTCCGACGGCGGGGTGATCGTGTCGATGGGCGCGACCAACAGCGAGCATGGTGCGCCGTTTCACGCCCACTCGGGCGCAGGAAAGGCGGGTGTCCACAACCTGATGCAGACAGTGGCGAGCGAATGGGCTCCCCACGGTATCCGCGCGAACACGATCGCCCCCGGCATCATCGAAACTGAAGGCGTCGCCGACGCTGCTGGTGGCGAACTTCCCGAGGAGATGCTCGAAGAGATACCTGCCGACCGCTTTGGAACGCCTGCTGACTGTGTCCCGGCAGTGCTCTTTCTCACTAGCCCCGCAGCAGCGTACATCACCGGCAGCTACCTCACCGTCGACGGCGGTCAGCTGCTTGCGACCACGCCGGTCTGAATTGGGAGTTCTCGGAATCCATCTTACGAGCAATTGTTTCCAAACAGAACATATTAATAGGGCTTTTTGATATAATCCGTATGCGCAAACAACTGATGGCGGTTCTCGTGGTACTCCTTGTGGGACTTTCGGGCTGTGCTGGTATGAGTCCTTTCGAAGATACTCCCACTGAATCCGACTCGACGGCTGACACCGAATCGACCGAGCCAGCGGCCACGACGACACAGCCCACTAGCCCTGATCCGAACGTCGAACGGCCACCGGGATGGAACGAAACCGGTGTCGAGGATTTCCCCACGACGTACAATCAGCATTACGAGGCGCTCTACTCTCATGACAATTTCACCCGCATCTCGAACTGGACCGCTTTCGATCCGGGCCAGTACCTCCACAGAGTCGCTTATATCGACCAGTCGAGCAAGCAGCAACACTGGAACACCACCCTCATCGATTCAGGAAATCAGACCATCCACGAAGAACAGTACCAGAAGGATGATACCCTGTACTACACGAACCGCTCCGATCCACCGACGTACAACAGCACGAGTCGGTATTCGTTCGACACGTACATGAAATTCGAGACGAACCGGAGGATCGGGAAAAGCGGACCGGTTTACTACACGCTGTGGTCCCCACAGTACACCGATTCGGAGCGAGTGTTGTACGACGGCGAGACGATGTTTCGGTACACCTCGACGCAACTGCGTAACGAGAGTCTCAAACTAGATTTCCTCCCGCCGATCCTCGACAACATGACGGTTGAGGAGTTCAACATGACCACGATCGTCGATTCGGAGGGAATGATCAGATCCTCCGAGTACGAGGTAACGTACACGATCGAGGGAGGCGAGAGCCACACCAGAACCGGCTTACTCCAGTTCGATGTGGACGAAACGACAGTCACCGAGCCCGCATGGGTCGAGGAGGCGAAAGCGGACTGAGCTAGCCACGGTATTGTCAGAACAACACGGTGCCGTGGTGGTGGGGACGTTCGTCTCGCTCTTTCGTGCTGAACGCGCCGAGCCGCGCCGCCAGCTGAGAGCGGAGATCACCCGCCGGGAGCAACTCGTCGATCTGCATTTTCGACGCTTGTTCTCTGATGTCGATGTAGTTGCGGTATTCGTCCTTCGCGCTCTCGACGAACTGCTCGCGTGCCTCGCCGTCCATCCCTTTGATCTGGTCGCCAAACAGCGCGTGAACCGCGGCGTCGGGTCCCATCACTGCGATCTCCGCGGAGGGTAGCGCGAGCGTCGCGTCGGGACCGAAGGAGGGTCCGCACATCGCGTAAATACCCGCGCCGTAGGCCTTTCTGAGGATCACACAAAACTTGGGAACCTGAGCGTTCGAGGTGGCATAGATCAGTTTC
The sequence above is drawn from the Halocatena salina genome and encodes:
- a CDS encoding enoyl-CoA hydratase/isomerase family protein; this translates as MSAGDFETIRIERPVEHLGTIVLDRPDAMNSINTRMLEELEGALERLEASEDVRAVMMRGSGNRAFSAGADVQSSGAMDHREGVEHSRLGQRVFGGFRRTDLPVVAAIDGYCLGGGLELSMCADIRVASEDAEFGLPEHELGLLPGWGGTQRLQRLIGESAAKQIVFTADRFSADRMHELGYLYAVFDAEAFDEAALEVASDIAAGPPIAQRYTKRAMRMGWEQIDSGLELEAQAFGHLLDTEDLAAGITAFVTDDEPAFEGK
- a CDS encoding 3-keto-5-aminohexanoate cleavage protein, encoding MTITDQPSTKGNDPETAIISAALTGALTTRDQCTAIPYTPEEIAEDAAAAREAGAAIAHIHARTENGSPTYDTDVYQEIHDEIRDRTDILINFSTGALHAPPEDRIEYVRAVQPDIAALNMGSMNYAKYSESREEFVFDMVFENSFGEIRQFVTAMEKAGVRPELECFDTGHVGNVRPLLQNGNLSHPLQFSLILGVLGGIPATIENLTHQVRQLPENANWQVIGISRDQWALAAGALAMGGNVRVGLEDNFYLPSGEMATNAELVEQAAQLTRNVGRKPATPEEAHEIMGLDR
- a CDS encoding FecCD family ABC transporter permease, producing MNESESSVAQSRSDSEPLQWLFDPSLLGLCGMSVLLVIAGGLIQVSFGAYQMSIKEAWQAVFNPAVLFDLRWLFKFTLGESLMRSITGFTGTLPSLDTSTTVVWNIRLPRVLLAVFVGMNLAVSGAIFQAVTRNELASPFVLGISHGAGLVILLTLVVFTGLTALLPIVAALGGAVAFAIVYAIAWKNGTSPVRLVLAGIIVATVFQSLQRALFFFATDIGTAQTAMAWMTGSLTGVGWTQFRMALPWTILVAGLSIVSARQLNVLLLGQRTAKSLGMSVERVRFALSGVAVLAAAVSIAVAGVVSFVGLIVPHLVRTIVGNDHKKLIVGCLFAGPALMVIADVGARLGLPILAGATNQQLPVGVVTGLIGGPYFLYLMRKRRQLGDV
- a CDS encoding SDR family oxidoreductase → MSTTPPSTELFRSDLFEGSVALVTGGGTGIGRALALAYADHGADVAIASREMDHLAPVAEEIEARGVRACATTVDVREYDSVETMTDTVLEELGRIDILVNNAGANFITPTESLTPNGWRSVVGTILDGTAYCTLSVGQRMIDSDGGVIVSMGATNSEHGAPFHAHSGAGKAGVHNLMQTVASEWAPHGIRANTIAPGIIETEGVADAAGGELPEEMLEEIPADRFGTPADCVPAVLFLTSPAAAYITGSYLTVDGGQLLATTPV
- a CDS encoding enoyl-CoA hydratase/isomerase family protein, yielding MTDTSSYPECDDLAVTVSDDGVVVRVVIDRPEKQNALSETVLSGLSDVLRAADQGPARVVVIRGAGGTFCSGGDLESMASHIGGGPQAYRSGFSGLAELMEQLIETSALVVAAVEGHCLAGGMGLAAACDIIIATADATFGTPEVDIGLFPAQALVPIMRTVQEKQALKLLFTGEYIGAETAHEIGFTSEVVPTQDFESELDELIKDLAASSPVMIEMGKQAFYTQRDMDFHEALSYMREIIALIAMSEETEAGINSFLMNEQPDWKQRGQ
- a CDS encoding DUF7537 family lipoprotein produces the protein MRKQLMAVLVVLLVGLSGCAGMSPFEDTPTESDSTADTESTEPAATTTQPTSPDPNVERPPGWNETGVEDFPTTYNQHYEALYSHDNFTRISNWTAFDPGQYLHRVAYIDQSSKQQHWNTTLIDSGNQTIHEEQYQKDDTLYYTNRSDPPTYNSTSRYSFDTYMKFETNRRIGKSGPVYYTLWSPQYTDSERVLYDGETMFRYTSTQLRNESLKLDFLPPILDNMTVEEFNMTTIVDSEGMIRSSEYEVTYTIEGGESHTRTGLLQFDVDETTVTEPAWVEEAKAD